One window of Fimbriimonadia bacterium genomic DNA carries:
- the tkt gene encoding transketolase: MAERGQQQQMSDIDTLCINTLRTLAMDAVQKARSGHPGAPMGLAPVGYYLYRHVLRFNPDEPQWPARDRFVLSCGHASMLLYALLHLFGYDLSLDEIKRFRQWGSMTPGHPEYGHTPGVEVTTGPLGQGFGAAVGMAIAQAWLADRFSRPGFNDLFDYGVYVLCSDGDLMEGVSSEAASLAGHLGLGKLVAIYDDNRITIEGSTDLAFSEDVCARFAAYGWHVQSVADANDLSALADAVEGARKETAAPSLIRVRSHIAYGSPNKQDTAEAHGSPLGDDEIALTKERLGWPVQDPFFVPAEAREEASRAADAGRRAYTEWVEAFGRYSQAYPSEAREFADGLAGHLPEGWEQALPRFNIEDGPIATRVASGKVINALAPVLPNLLGGSADLAPSTNTLIKGDSDFSKDCPSGRNLRFGVREHAMGAALHGMALSGGVIPYGATFLVFSDYMRPPIRLAAMSGKRIILVFTHDSIALGEDGPTHQPVEHLVALRAIPNVTVIRPADANEVVEAWRMAVTIQDRPVALILSRQNLPILDRAEVAPASGVRRGGYVLADFGEGAPTLIVMASGSEVHVALEAGRALESQGIVCRVVNMASWELFDAQEEEYRKQVLPPSVQARIAIEAGSPLGWERYVGPHGTILAMRSFGASAPAADLAREFGFTAEAVVKAAKRVI; the protein is encoded by the coding sequence ATGGCCGAGCGAGGGCAGCAGCAGCAAATGAGCGACATCGACACACTGTGCATCAACACCCTTCGGACCCTGGCAATGGACGCGGTCCAGAAAGCCAGATCTGGGCACCCTGGTGCTCCGATGGGCCTCGCGCCGGTTGGGTACTACCTATATCGCCACGTGCTCCGCTTCAATCCAGATGAGCCGCAGTGGCCAGCGCGCGATCGCTTCGTACTCTCCTGCGGCCACGCCTCCATGTTGCTGTATGCCCTGCTGCACCTATTCGGCTACGACCTAAGCTTGGACGAGATAAAGCGTTTCCGGCAGTGGGGCAGCATGACGCCGGGGCACCCAGAGTACGGGCATACGCCGGGCGTGGAGGTGACGACAGGCCCGCTCGGCCAGGGATTCGGAGCTGCTGTGGGCATGGCGATCGCCCAGGCGTGGTTGGCCGACCGATTCTCGCGACCCGGCTTCAACGACTTGTTCGATTATGGTGTGTACGTGCTGTGCTCCGACGGGGACTTGATGGAGGGTGTTAGTTCCGAAGCCGCATCTCTCGCAGGTCACCTGGGGCTCGGCAAGCTGGTAGCGATCTACGACGATAACCGTATCACCATCGAAGGGAGCACCGACCTTGCGTTTTCCGAAGACGTCTGCGCACGGTTCGCTGCGTACGGATGGCATGTGCAGAGTGTGGCAGATGCCAACGACCTGAGTGCGTTGGCGGATGCTGTCGAAGGTGCTCGGAAGGAGACTGCGGCACCGTCCTTGATCAGGGTGCGCTCCCACATCGCCTATGGCAGTCCGAACAAACAGGACACGGCTGAGGCGCACGGCTCGCCGCTCGGAGACGATGAGATTGCACTGACGAAGGAACGCCTCGGCTGGCCGGTGCAGGATCCGTTCTTCGTGCCTGCAGAGGCGCGTGAGGAAGCATCGCGTGCTGCCGATGCGGGACGCCGCGCGTATACGGAGTGGGTGGAAGCCTTCGGACGATATTCGCAGGCGTATCCGTCCGAGGCGAGGGAGTTCGCAGACGGGTTGGCTGGACACTTGCCGGAAGGGTGGGAGCAGGCTTTGCCTCGCTTCAACATTGAAGACGGGCCGATCGCAACGCGCGTGGCATCTGGCAAGGTGATCAACGCGCTCGCACCCGTGCTACCTAACCTGCTAGGTGGCTCAGCCGACCTCGCCCCGTCCACCAACACGCTTATCAAGGGCGATTCGGACTTCAGCAAGGATTGCCCATCGGGACGGAATCTGCGCTTCGGGGTGAGGGAACATGCCATGGGCGCGGCGTTACACGGCATGGCGCTGTCTGGTGGTGTGATACCCTATGGCGCTACGTTCTTGGTCTTCAGCGACTATATGCGACCGCCTATACGGCTGGCCGCCATGTCGGGTAAGCGTATCATTCTCGTGTTCACCCACGATAGCATCGCGTTGGGTGAGGACGGTCCGACTCATCAGCCAGTCGAACACCTTGTTGCGCTGCGCGCGATTCCCAACGTCACGGTAATCCGACCGGCCGATGCCAACGAGGTGGTAGAGGCTTGGCGAATGGCAGTCACGATCCAAGACAGACCCGTCGCGCTTATCCTGAGTAGACAGAACCTGCCCATTCTGGACCGAGCCGAGGTGGCACCTGCTTCAGGTGTCAGGCGCGGGGGTTACGTACTTGCCGACTTCGGCGAAGGGGCTCCTACGCTAATCGTAATGGCCTCGGGATCGGAGGTGCACGTGGCGCTAGAGGCAGGCAGGGCACTCGAGTCGCAGGGTATCGTGTGCCGCGTTGTAAATATGGCAAGCTGGGAGCTATTCGATGCGCAGGAGGAGGAATACCGAAAGCAGGTGTTACCACCTAGTGTGCAGGCACGGATCGCAATCGAGGCGGGCTCGCCGCTGGGATGGGAGCGCTACGTGGGTCCACACGGCACGATTCTCGCGATGCGCTCCTTCGGAGCGTCCGCACCTGCGGCAGACCTAGCGCGTGAGTTCGGTTTTACTGCGGAGGCCGTAGTAAAAGCTGCAAAGAGGGTCATCTGA